From the Cohaesibacter sp. ES.047 genome, one window contains:
- the ubiG gene encoding bifunctional 2-polyprenyl-6-hydroxyphenol methylase/3-demethylubiquinol 3-O-methyltransferase UbiG, giving the protein MTSRPTFSGSTIDEAEVARFSAMAAEWWSPTGKFRPLHKFNPTRVAYIREKLVETFGLDAKSMRPLEGLRILDIGCGGGLLCEPLHRMGADVVGVDASETNIAIASTHAAETGLEIDYRADTAEALAEAGETFDVVLAMEVVEHVADIELFLQSSASMVKPGGLMVVATLNRTLKSHALAIIGAEYILRWLPVGTHSWDKFVTPDELERAMAPSGLDLVERVGVTYNPLTGKWSRSKDLDVNYMELFKRG; this is encoded by the coding sequence ATGACATCCCGTCCAACCTTCTCAGGCAGCACGATCGACGAGGCTGAAGTCGCACGCTTTTCAGCCATGGCCGCGGAATGGTGGAGCCCGACGGGCAAGTTCCGCCCCTTGCACAAGTTCAATCCGACACGGGTTGCCTATATTCGCGAAAAGCTGGTGGAGACCTTCGGGCTTGATGCCAAATCCATGCGCCCGCTTGAAGGCCTGCGCATCCTCGACATCGGCTGTGGCGGCGGTCTTCTTTGTGAACCACTGCATCGCATGGGTGCCGACGTCGTCGGCGTTGATGCGTCCGAGACCAACATCGCCATTGCCTCCACCCATGCTGCAGAAACCGGCCTTGAGATAGACTATCGCGCCGACACGGCCGAAGCTCTTGCCGAAGCGGGCGAGACCTTCGACGTGGTGCTGGCCATGGAAGTTGTCGAGCATGTCGCCGATATCGAGCTGTTTTTGCAGTCCAGCGCCAGCATGGTCAAGCCCGGCGGCCTGATGGTGGTCGCCACCCTGAACCGCACCCTCAAGTCTCACGCCCTTGCCATCATTGGCGCGGAGTATATCCTGCGCTGGCTGCCCGTGGGGACGCACTCCTGGGACAAGTTCGTCACCCCCGACGAACTCGAACGCGCCATGGCCCCATCGGGCCTAGACCTCGTCGAACGCGTCGGCGTAACCTACAATCCCCTGACCGGCAAATGGTCCAGATCAAAAGACCTCGATGTCAATTACATGGAATTGTTCAAGCGGGGATGA